One window of Saccharomyces kudriavzevii IFO 1802 strain IFO1802 genome assembly, chromosome: 10 genomic DNA carries:
- the PET191 gene encoding Pet191p (similar to Saccharomyces cerevisiae PET191 (YJR034W); ancestral locus Anc_1.458), giving the protein MVASCKDQKKAVAICLQRSPCVMIERHNPQDCLDNPDLNKDLPELCIAQMKAFLDCKRGIVDMTKRFTGNAPLSTGKYDQQYENLCKGKFDPREEMEKLKLLNSQQKD; this is encoded by the coding sequence atggTTGCTAGTTGTAAGGACCAGAAGAAGGCAGTTGCCATATGTTTGCAGAGATCGCCTTGTGTGATGATAGAAAGACATAATCCTCAGGACTGTCTTGACAATCCGGATCTGAACAAGGACCTGCCGGAACTTTGTATAGCCCAGATGAAGGCATTTCTAGATTGCAAGCGAGGAATAGTGGACATGACCAAGCGCTTTACTGGTAACGCACCTCTGTCAACTGGCAAGTACGATCAGCAGTATGAAAACCTGTGCAAAGGAAAGTTTGATCCCAGAGAAGAGATGGAAAAACTGAAGTTGCTGAATAGCCAGCAGAAGGACTGA
- the RAV1 gene encoding Rav1p (similar to Saccharomyces cerevisiae RAV1 (YJR033C); ancestral locus Anc_1.457): MSLNFLPGRPNDTPQTACQATWQNHTIFAYCSGNNLIILSNKFTRLQTIYTQSDCTAVDINGQNGFIALSFHNRVLIYKPIHQIMQNPKWTQCCQLFHDDTPVNCLRWSSDNELAIGSDFLSFWKIKDNFGVYQPVLQWNQKQPKPVYNVIISQDSQVIVSVGKYDCNAKLWKRVSIVGEQVIFNLTMLAHPKPITAMRWKKEPDEANRNNTASQALYTLGEDKVLRIWSCFEMDKNHTVQIWGEVPLSPTQKFCVIIDNWILRHSLSKENFEGSGVSDSDIVILGSLTGDLEILALNNLSQDPPKPMAKRTISHKKVKKATMLNDTKYLYFSEIQPYDDTEGEVSFLVHDLQGVIRHLLIDLSQLISNTSDHMTTVLEHKFTGHNKSVQKLVRSSDGEALLTTSRFSENSVWYPQKLSHGVSLRLQNTIQTESPIKFAVVHELGKLVICLLENGLLQAWECPTNRKEDSEQKQSYLRAETRLKKDKSIHPIVMLNTPELQHSHERHFTALIFSNGSIKAYEVSLTRGIFEVKSDSLDVDGDDIYRISIIDPVHQTFFSNRPLISLITRKGLTRTYKAIVNYKGRHVQWIKACEINTGIADSTCIRGSSTGKLCIVNFTGKVMSLWDLNRGVLEYEETFDDTIEDIDWTSTAYGQSIVSVGFTGYALLYTQLRYDYTNNTPSYLPIEKIDITAHTAHNIGDSVWMKNGTFVVASGNQFYIKDKSLDLSDPFTYQSIGSRKILSNDILHLSSVLNGPLPVYHPQFLIQAIYANKLQLVKELLLRLFLALRKLDFGSQNVSNLDSNLGMDPLKYFIAKDRDYPVETFPDPYPCFNKTVSAALTGQLTKTTLPYLTRHQQITLITVIEAVDEVIKNEKVVDYNGVRFLLGVKLFLSHKNIQKSILMRDVSWALHSDNKEILLSSIDRHITSWKRAREYKIAYWIKEQDLVKKFEDVAKYEFSKDDRRDPSRCAIFYLALRKKQILLSLWRMAIGHPEQQKMVRFISNDFTVPRWRTAALKNAFVLLSKHRYMDAAVFFLLTNSLKDCVNVLCKQVNDMDLAIGVCRVYEGDNGPVLGELLTTQMLPETIKENDRWKASFIYWKLRKQEVAIKALMTAPIDLENNSDVVDKEACVNRSFLVEDPALLYLYNHLRNRNLKYFIGSLNVEAKIECTLILRVTDILCRMGCNYLAVSLVKNWKFIERKSIPVQNLLESPVQDRTYSAIGAMASEPISTARMRPSLFDKFGSSNASDVEHLKPNATLPNSLLDEFLQPPPSSSSSTSLVKGPSSAPRSILDEFASPSSSQHKENVIPNTLNDKTESLENESEKSSKNVLGNFSLQEPQKPKKSAMAKNLLDDFV; encoded by the coding sequence ATGTCGCTAAACTTTTTGCCAGGACGTCCAAATGATACTCCTCAGACGGCTTGTCAAGCAACATGGCAAAACCATACCATCTTTGCATATTGTTCAGGGAATAATTTGATCATACTCTCAAACAAATTCACCAGGTTACAGACCATTTATACTCAATCGGACTGTACTGCTGTTGATATCAACGGTCAGAACGGGTTCATTGCTCTTTCTTTCCACAATAGGGTACTTATCTACAAGCCCATACATCAAATCATGCAGAACCCCAAATGGACTCAATGCTGTCAGTTGTTCCATGATGATACTCCAGTAAATTGCCTGAGATGGTCTTCCGATAACGAACTAGCCATTGGGtctgattttctttctttttggaagattAAGGATAATTTTGGTGTATATCAACCTGTCTTGCAGTGGAACCAAAAACAACCTAAACCCGTCTACAATGTAATCATTTCACAGGATTCGCAGGTGATAGTTAGCGTTGGAAAATATGACTGCAATGCCAAATTGTGGAAGCGCGTTTCGATAGTTGGAGAACAGGTTATCTTTAATTTAACCATGCTCGCTCACCCGAAGCCTATAACTGCAATGCGGTGGAAGAAAGAGCCGGATGAAGCAAATAGGAACAATACAGCCTCTCAGGCTCTCTATACACTGGGAGAAGACAAAGTGCTGAGAATATGGTCTTGTTTTGAAATGGACAAGAATCATACTGTACAGATATGGGGTGAAGTGCCTCTTTCCCCTACGCAAAAATTTTGCGTAATAATAGATAATTGGATTTTGAGACACAGTCTGAGTAAGGAAAATTTCGAAGGCTCTGGTGTGTCTGATTCAGATATTGTTATTCTGGGCTCGCTGACGGGAGACTTGGAAATTCTAGCCTTGAATAACCTTTCCCAAGATCCACCTAAGCCCATGGCTAAAAGAACTATTTCACATAAGAAAGTTAAAAAGGCAACCATGTTAAATGACACcaaatatttatatttctcTGAAATACAACCTTACGATGATACAGAGGGTGAAGTCTCCTTTTTGGTTCATGATTTACAAGGTGTAATAAGACATTTATTGATCGACCTTTCGCAGCTCATAAGCAATACAAGCGATCATATGACGACAGTATTGGAGCACAAATTTACGGGACATAATAAATCCGTGCAGAAGTTGGTGAGAAGTAGCGACGGTGAAGCACTATTGACTACTTCAAGATTCTCAGAAAATAGCGTTTGGTACCCGCAAAAGTTGAGTCACGGTGTTTCCTTACGCTTACAAAATACAATACAAACCGAGTCTCCGATAAAGTTTGCAGTTGTACATGAATTAGGTAAACTGGTCATCTGCTTGCTCGAAAATGGGCTCCTGCAAGCCTGGGAGTGCCCGACGAATCGTAAAGAGGATAGTGAACAGAAACAATCATATTTACGTGCAGAAACtagattgaaaaaggacAAATCAATTCATCCAATTGTCATGCTAAATACCCCTGAGTTACAGCATAGTCATGAGCGTCATTTTACCGCATTGATTTTCTCTAACGGTTCAATCAAAGCATATGAAGTTTCCTTGACACGCGGCATTTTTGAAGTCAAATCTGACTCTTTGGATGTTGACGGTGATGATATATACAGGATATCTATTATTGATCCTGTTCATCAGACTTTTTTCAGTAACAGGCCTCTCATTTCCTTGATCACTAGAAAGGGTCTTACTAGAACATATAAAGCCATTGTCAATTACAAGGGTAGGCACGTTCAGTGGATCAAGGCCTGTGAGATTAATACTGGAATAGCAGATTCTACGTGTATCAGAGGATCATCTACAGGCAAGTTGTGTATCGTCAATTTTACTGGTAAAGTGATGTCGTTATGGGATTTGAATAGGGGAGTTCTTGAATACGAGGAAACATTTGATGACACCATCGAAGATATAGATTGGACAAGTACTGCATATGGTCAAAGTATTGTTTCTGTTGGATTTACGGGATATGCTTTACTGTATACTCAACTGAGATATGATTACACGAATAACACACCTAGTTATTTGcctattgaaaaaatcgatATTACAGCTCATACGGCCCATAATATTGGCGACTCTGTCTGGATGAAGAATGGGACCTTTGTAGTTGCCTCAGGAAATCAGTTTTATATCAAGGATAAATCTTTAGACTTGAGTGACCCATTTACTTATCAGTCTATTGGTTCAAGgaaaattttatcaaatgaTATACTCCATTTGAGTAGTGTTTTGAATGGTCCACTACCGGTTTATCATCCACAATTCTTAATTCAGGCCATTTATGCCAATAAATTGCAACTCGTTAAGGAGCTACTGTTAAGATTGTTTTTAGCGTTGAGAAAATTAGATTTTGGATCACAGAATGTGTCAAACCTAGATTCCAACCTAGGGATGGATCCTCTAAAGTACTTTATTGCCAAGGATAGGGACTACCCAGTGGAAACTTTCCCTGATCCATACCCTTGCTTCAATAAGACTGTATCTGCAGCGCTTACTGGACAATTGACTAAAACAACTTTACCTTATCTGACTCGTCATCAACAGATTACGCTTATTACAGTCATTGAGGCAGTGGATGAAgttattaaaaatgaaaaggtGGTGGATTACAACGGTGTTAGGTTTTTGTTGGGCGTAAAATTATTTTTGTCCCATAAAAACATCCAAAAAAGTATTCTAATGAGAGATGTGTCATGGGCTTTACATTCAgacaataaagaaatattattatcttcTATTGACCGCCATATAACTTCATGGAAACGTGCCCGTGAATATAAAATAGCTTACTGGATTAAGGAGCAAGACTTAGTGAAGAAATTCGAAGATGTCGCAAAATATGAATTCTCCAAAGACGATAGGAGGGACCCAAGTCGGTGCGCTATATTTTATCTTGCtttgaggaaaaaacaGATACTGCTAAGCTTGTGGAGGATGGCCATTGGTCATCCCGAGCAGCAAAAGATGGTCAGGTTTATCAGTAACGATTTCACCGTGCCTAGATGGAGAACGGCTGCACTTAAAAATGCCTTTGTTCTGCTTAGTAAACATAGGTATATGGATGCGGCAgtgttttttctcttaaCAAACTCTCTAAAGGATTGTGTCAATGTCCTTTGCAAGCAAGTAAATGACATGGATTTGGCAATAGGTGTATGTCGTGTTTATGAAGGTGATAATGGACCCGTGTTGGGAGAGCTATTGACCACGCAAATGTTACCTGAGACAATAAAAGAGAATGATAGATGGAAAGCGAGCTTTATTTACTGGAAACTAAGAAAGCAAGAAGTTGCCATTAAAGCTTTGATGACGGCTCCGATCGATTTAGAAAACAACTCGGATGTTGTTGATAAGGAAGCTTGTGTGAACAGATCATTTCTTGTTGAAGACCCCGCTCTGCTTTATTTGTACAACCACTTGAGAAACAGAAACTTGAAGTATTTTATTGGATCTCTTAATGTTGAAGCCAAAATTGAATGTACTTTGATTTTGAGGGTTACTGATATTCTTTGTCGTATGGGCTGTAATTATTTGGCGGTTTCCCttgtgaaaaattggaaatttATCGAAAGGAAGTCCATACCCGTTCAAAATCTACTAGAGAGCCCTGTACAGGATAGAACATATTCCGCTATTGGTGCTATGGCATCCG